A window of candidate division TA06 bacterium genomic DNA:
GAAACTGGAGGCTGTCCTCCTGCATCTGGTCGTTGATGAATTGGCGCCGGATGATGGGCGCTCCTTTGATCCCCTGAAGTTCCCAGTGATCGTTGACCCATAGTCCCCTGGGGGCATCCACCCGCACCGCCAGCCGGTTTTGGGCGTCCAGCTGCCAGATCACCACCGAGTCCATGGCGGCTTGGGGAACGTCGTATTTTTTGATGAAATAAAATCTTCCCCCGGTGCCGGCATAGTATAAATTAGTGCGGATCGATTCGAAATACAAGCTGCGTTTTCGGATATCCTGACGCTCCAGGTTCCCCCGTTTTTGGTTAGTATAAGGGACCACCGTCTCCCCGAAGCCCAGCGCCATCAGGCTTACCAGCAGGCCCAGTAGCAGCAGCGGCAGGAATATCCGGTTAAGGCTGACGCCCGAGGACTTGAGGGCCACGATCTCATAATTCCTCGACATCTGGCTGATGGTCCCCATGCTGGCCAATAGCATGGCCACCGGCAGGGTCAGCACCAGGATATAGGGTATCTGATATAGATAGAAAAGAGCCACCATCCAAAGTTTTGCCTTGGCGTCAATGAAGATGTCCAGTTTCTCAAAGACGTCCACCAGGATGAAAAGCAGCGCAAAGGAAACCAAAGCCAGCAGCATGGTTTTCAGGAATTCGCGGATCAGATAGCGGTCGATGATCTTCATATTGCCTTTTTGGGGATTAGTTTGCGCAGGTCGATCTCGGAGTTCTGCCACAAAAGGAGCAGGGATCCGCAGGTTCCCAAAATAATATTAGCGGCCCACATAGCCAGCCAGGGAGACATTATCTGGCGGTCGGCCAATTCTTCGCCGCCCACCAAAGCCAGATAATAAAGCACGAAGAATCCCAGGGCCAGGCCAATGCTGGCGCCCATGGAACCCCGCCGGGTCAGAGCTCCCAGCGGCGCTCCCAGAAATACGAAGACCAGGCAAGCAAAAGGGATGGCCAGTTTTTTTTGAACCTCCACCTGGTAGCGCCGGATGTCGCTGGTCTTATTGTGGATATCCTGCTTGAACTGCTCTTTTTGCCAGAACGACAGCCGGGCCGAATCGGCCAACTGGGTTTTGACGGGGGCGATGGTTTGTTCTATCTGGGCTATCTGCGCCCGCATCATTTGAGAGGTCATTTCCCGGTCTCCCCGCTGAGCCCGCACCGTCTGGACCGTGGCCGGGTCCAGGGGCA
This region includes:
- the lptG gene encoding LPS export ABC transporter permease LptG, translating into MKIIDRYLIREFLKTMLLALVSFALLFILVDVFEKLDIFIDAKAKLWMVALFYLYQIPYILVLTLPVAMLLASMGTISQMSRNYEIVALKSSGVSLNRIFLPLLLLGLLVSLMALGFGETVVPYTNQKRGNLERQDIRKRSLYFESIRTNLYYAGTGGRFYFIKKYDVPQAAMDSVVIWQLDAQNRLAVRVDAPRGLWVNDHWELQGIKGAPIIRRQFINDQMQEDSLQFLALTGFQETPESFTKRVLLPDEMNFAQLARYIDALRRSGGDAHRYVVDLYFKLSFPFANFIILLFGLPILSNARKSGATLSFSLSLLVCFVFWGILQTGRALGHNASLMPGLAAWLPNLIFGALGLYILYRAPK